From a region of the uncultured Desulfovibrio sp. genome:
- a CDS encoding sulfite exporter TauE/SafE family protein, translated as MSLIVLGAVCLLVGILVGLTGVGGILVPPGLILLSGLEPHEAMGTALASFLPIALVGTVMYRRLGHVDWSRATPFMIGGLAALPGAVLNASINAKPLVILLAGIILFAGFCVLRPPKAGGSIFWQSRAGFFFIGASTGFLAGMTGAGGPVLTIPWMIAAGVAPMTAVGLAMPYQVVTALFGTVGNIADGHVDFALLPIVCILEIAGFACGVVLAKRTPTGMLRTLIGGVCCLLGLFLLLRELEQYFLN; from the coding sequence ATGTCGTTAATAGTGCTGGGTGCTGTATGCCTGCTGGTGGGTATTCTGGTCGGGCTTACGGGCGTAGGCGGTATCCTTGTTCCTCCGGGGCTGATCCTGCTGAGCGGGCTTGAGCCGCACGAGGCCATGGGGACGGCGCTGGCATCCTTTTTGCCCATCGCGCTGGTGGGAACCGTCATGTACCGCCGTTTGGGCCATGTGGACTGGTCGCGGGCCACGCCCTTTATGATCGGTGGCCTCGCGGCTCTGCCGGGGGCCGTGCTCAACGCCAGCATCAACGCAAAGCCGCTGGTGATTTTGCTTGCGGGCATCATCCTGTTTGCGGGCTTTTGCGTATTGCGGCCCCCCAAGGCTGGCGGCAGCATTTTTTGGCAGAGCAGGGCGGGATTTTTTTTCATCGGGGCGAGTACGGGCTTTCTGGCGGGCATGACCGGCGCTGGCGGCCCGGTGCTGACCATCCCCTGGATGATAGCCGCCGGGGTTGCCCCAATGACGGCTGTGGGCCTTGCCATGCCGTATCAGGTGGTTACAGCCCTGTTTGGCACCGTGGGCAATATAGCTGACGGGCATGTGGATTTTGCCCTGTTGCCGATAGTATGCATTCTTGAAATCGCTGGTTTTGCATGCGGCGTGGTTCTGGCAAAACGCACGCCCACGGGCATGCTGCGCACCCTCATTGGCGGCGTATGCTGCTTACTTGGCCTGTTTTTGCTGCTGCGCGAACTGGAGCAGTATTTTTTGAATTGA
- a CDS encoding CobD/CbiB family cobalamin biosynthesis protein, with protein sequence MSLAQLFPYSVWECWWLAPLALIFDLWLGDPDLPWRHPVCAVGKLLNWLEAPARRFMRKNGPDVERQRGRFAGAVALAVLVGLTGAVAWGLVSLPVVGPLLALYLAWAGLALGSLLRTGQEVLRRVEHYDEPQAREALSWLVSRDTSSMDRPLMRKTLADTLSENLTDAFMAPFFWLLVGGPVAMWCYKAVSTTDSMWGYVTEKWLWLGWAGARGDDALAYVPARLSACAACLADRCAAFCEHHLRFLPGKMRPVRHWQGRWPGFRVVTRQAVGMPSPNSGWSMTVCAWLCGARMGGPSVYFGTLTPKPWLGPEQGEAAPWDRKRLLALCELLRYSALCGGLTLWLCFMVVSLPNF encoded by the coding sequence GTGAGTCTGGCGCAGCTATTCCCCTATTCCGTGTGGGAATGCTGGTGGCTTGCCCCTCTGGCCCTGATTTTTGATCTCTGGCTGGGCGACCCTGACCTGCCGTGGCGGCATCCTGTTTGCGCGGTGGGCAAGCTGCTGAACTGGCTGGAAGCTCCGGCGCGGCGCTTTATGCGCAAGAACGGGCCGGATGTCGAGCGCCAGCGCGGGCGCTTTGCCGGGGCAGTTGCCCTGGCAGTGCTTGTGGGCCTGACGGGCGCGGTTGCGTGGGGGCTGGTTTCCTTGCCGGTGGTTGGGCCGCTGCTGGCCCTGTATCTGGCCTGGGCCGGGCTTGCTCTGGGCAGCCTGCTGCGCACCGGGCAGGAGGTGCTGCGCCGGGTGGAACACTATGACGAGCCGCAAGCGCGAGAAGCGCTTTCGTGGCTGGTCAGCAGGGACACTTCCAGCATGGATCGCCCCCTCATGCGCAAAACCCTGGCCGATACGCTTTCTGAAAATCTTACGGACGCCTTTATGGCTCCTTTTTTCTGGCTGCTCGTGGGCGGACCTGTGGCCATGTGGTGCTACAAGGCCGTGAGCACTACTGATTCCATGTGGGGCTACGTGACGGAAAAGTGGCTCTGGCTGGGCTGGGCCGGGGCGCGCGGCGATGATGCGCTGGCCTACGTTCCTGCCCGTTTGTCGGCCTGCGCGGCCTGCCTTGCGGACAGATGCGCGGCCTTCTGTGAGCATCATCTACGTTTTTTGCCCGGCAAGATGCGGCCTGTACGCCATTGGCAAGGCCGTTGGCCCGGTTTCCGGGTTGTAACCCGACAGGCCGTGGGCATGCCAAGCCCCAATTCCGGCTGGTCCATGACGGTCTGCGCATGGCTGTGCGGCGCGCGCATGGGCGGGCCGTCCGTGTACTTTGGCACGCTGACACCAAAACCCTGGCTCGGGCCGGAACAGGGCGAGGCCGCGCCCTGGGATCGCAAGCGCTTGCTGGCGCTTTGCGAACTCTTGCGCTATAGCGCCTTGTGTGGGGGACTGACGCTCTGGCTGTGCTTCATGGTGGTCAGTCTGCCTAATTTTTGA